One genomic segment of Paenibacillus durus includes these proteins:
- the topA gene encoding type I DNA topoisomerase — MADSLVIVESPAKAKTIGKYLGSKYIVKASMGHVRDLPKSQIGVEVENDFNPKYITIRGKGSVLKELKDASKKVKKVYLAADPDREGEAIAWHLAHALELDNTQDCRVVFNEITKQAVKDAFKTPRKINMDLVNAQQARRILDRLVGYKISPLLWKKVKKGLSAGRVQSVAVKIIMDRENEISAFVPEEYWSITAKLGIRDSLFEARFYKLNGEKKELGRERDVQEVMKAIEGADFIVSEVKEKERQRHPSAPFTTSSLQQEAARKLGFRAAKTMSVAQQLYEGVELGKEGTVGLITYMRTDSTRISATAQEEAKELISGKYGKDFLPESPRQYSKKAAGAQDAHEAIRPTSALREPDTVKEFTSRDQFRLYKLIWERFTSSQMASARLDTLSVDISAGEVVFRAVGSKVSFPGFMKVYVEGNDDGTTEEEKYLPQLQAGDKLISQEIEPKQHFTQPPPRYTEARLVKTLEELGIGRPSTYAPTLETIQKRGYVAIEEKKFMPTELGELVIEQMEQFFPEILDVEFTAHMEGDLDHVEEGAEDWVKVLAEFYNSFEKRLEVAEEEMKEIEIVDEVSDEICEKCGKPLVYKLGRFGKFLACSGFPDCRNTKPIIKDIGVGCPKCHEGKVVERRSKKGRVFYGCDRYPECDFVSWDKPSSKPCPECGSWMVEKRNKQGTRLQCTSCDHTESLEDSEEETAE; from the coding sequence GTGGCTGATTCTTTGGTCATTGTCGAGTCGCCTGCAAAGGCGAAGACCATCGGCAAATATTTGGGCAGCAAATATATTGTAAAGGCATCAATGGGACATGTTCGCGACTTGCCCAAAAGCCAGATTGGTGTAGAAGTCGAGAATGACTTTAATCCCAAATATATTACAATTCGCGGCAAAGGCTCGGTGCTTAAAGAGCTGAAAGACGCAAGCAAAAAAGTCAAAAAAGTATATCTGGCGGCTGACCCGGACCGCGAAGGAGAAGCGATTGCCTGGCATCTGGCGCATGCGCTGGAACTGGACAATACGCAGGATTGCCGCGTCGTGTTCAACGAGATTACGAAGCAGGCCGTGAAGGACGCTTTTAAGACTCCGCGCAAAATAAATATGGATCTGGTCAACGCCCAGCAGGCCCGGCGCATCCTTGACCGGCTTGTTGGTTATAAAATCAGCCCTTTATTATGGAAGAAAGTTAAAAAGGGGCTGTCCGCCGGACGTGTACAGTCGGTAGCGGTTAAAATCATTATGGACCGGGAGAATGAGATCTCGGCATTCGTGCCGGAGGAATACTGGAGCATTACCGCCAAGCTTGGTATCCGTGATTCCTTATTCGAGGCCAGATTCTATAAATTAAATGGCGAGAAAAAGGAACTTGGGCGCGAGAGGGACGTACAGGAAGTAATGAAGGCGATTGAAGGCGCCGATTTCATCGTCAGCGAAGTGAAGGAAAAGGAAAGACAGCGTCATCCGTCAGCTCCATTTACAACCAGCTCCCTTCAACAAGAAGCGGCTCGCAAGCTCGGATTCCGGGCGGCGAAGACGATGTCTGTCGCCCAGCAGCTGTATGAGGGTGTGGAGCTCGGAAAAGAAGGCACAGTTGGTCTTATTACGTACATGCGTACAGACTCTACTCGGATATCCGCGACAGCGCAGGAAGAAGCAAAGGAGCTGATCTCCGGCAAATACGGGAAGGATTTTCTGCCGGAATCGCCGCGTCAATACTCCAAGAAGGCGGCCGGAGCTCAGGACGCGCATGAAGCGATCCGCCCAACTTCGGCGCTGCGCGAACCGGATACCGTCAAAGAGTTTACCAGCCGCGACCAGTTTCGGCTTTACAAGCTGATATGGGAACGGTTTACGTCCAGTCAGATGGCTTCGGCCCGGCTGGATACGCTGTCAGTCGACATTTCGGCAGGCGAGGTTGTGTTTCGTGCCGTTGGTTCGAAGGTGTCTTTTCCCGGCTTTATGAAGGTGTATGTGGAAGGCAACGATGACGGCACAACGGAAGAGGAGAAGTACCTGCCTCAGCTGCAGGCTGGAGATAAGCTGATTTCGCAGGAAATCGAGCCGAAACAGCATTTTACTCAGCCGCCGCCCCGTTATACGGAAGCGCGTCTCGTTAAGACGCTGGAGGAGCTGGGAATTGGACGTCCAAGCACCTATGCGCCGACGCTGGAAACCATTCAGAAGCGCGGCTATGTCGCCATAGAAGAAAAAAAGTTTATGCCCACCGAGCTCGGGGAACTGGTCATTGAACAAATGGAGCAGTTCTTTCCGGAAATCCTTGATGTAGAATTTACGGCCCATATGGAAGGCGATCTTGACCATGTGGAAGAAGGCGCGGAAGATTGGGTAAAAGTGCTTGCTGAATTTTACAATTCCTTCGAGAAGCGTCTTGAAGTGGCCGAAGAGGAAATGAAAGAGATTGAGATCGTGGATGAAGTTTCCGATGAAATTTGCGAAAAATGCGGTAAGCCGCTCGTTTACAAGCTGGGACGTTTCGGTAAATTTTTAGCCTGTTCGGGCTTCCCCGACTGCCGGAATACAAAGCCGATCATTAAGGATATCGGGGTAGGCTGCCCGAAATGCCATGAAGGAAAAGTCGTAGAGCGGCGCAGCAAGAAGGGACGTGTCTTCTATGGCTGCGACCGTTATCCTGAATGCGACTTTGTCTCCTGGGATAAACCGTCTTCAAAACCCTGCCCCGAGTGCGGCTCGTGGATGGTTGAGAAACGGAACAAGCAAGGAACCCGGCTGCAGTGTACGTCCTGCGACCATACCGAGAGTCTGGAGGACAGCGAAGAGGAAACGGCGGAATAA
- the dprA gene encoding DNA-processing protein DprA has protein sequence MNNRDILFGLHEVEGIGWRSIGKIRKAGFLSEQAFDCTVEDWERIGITPGMSAKLSKTLTPDWVQQRRSLIESADVSMVTIFDDQYPQLLKETSQPPWVLYYRGRAELLHRPGIALVGTRVPTSYGRKVGAVLAEELAASGLAVVSGLARGIDSICHEAALGQQGGTVAVMATGMDKIYPPENRELLERISREGLVVTEYPIGTKSHPGLFPQRNRIIAGLTLGTVVVEADSRSGSLITADAALEAGRDVYAVPGPITSPKSRGALELIKQGAALVTGAADIIAEYVSLLPEPADFTPDRETGSDRIGMVCSEKNLTSDESRLYHILHQGPCSLDELLEKSGLDFGHLHSVLLSLIIKKAVTSLPGAVYKVI, from the coding sequence ATGAACAATCGGGATATATTATTCGGTTTGCATGAAGTGGAAGGCATTGGCTGGAGGAGCATCGGCAAAATTCGCAAAGCGGGATTTTTGTCGGAACAGGCGTTTGACTGTACGGTGGAGGATTGGGAGAGAATCGGCATCACGCCTGGAATGTCGGCAAAGCTGTCGAAAACTCTGACCCCGGATTGGGTGCAACAGCGCCGTTCTCTCATAGAATCAGCCGATGTATCGATGGTTACCATATTCGATGATCAATATCCTCAGCTGCTGAAAGAAACATCCCAGCCTCCCTGGGTATTATACTACCGGGGACGGGCTGAGCTGCTGCATAGACCCGGTATTGCGCTTGTTGGCACGCGCGTTCCAACGTCTTACGGCCGCAAGGTTGGAGCCGTTCTCGCCGAGGAGTTGGCCGCAAGCGGCCTTGCCGTTGTCAGCGGGTTGGCCCGCGGAATCGACAGTATCTGTCATGAAGCGGCGCTAGGGCAGCAAGGGGGAACCGTGGCTGTGATGGCTACCGGGATGGACAAAATATACCCTCCGGAGAATCGCGAACTGCTGGAACGGATTTCACGTGAAGGCCTGGTGGTCACTGAATATCCGATCGGCACCAAAAGCCACCCCGGCCTTTTTCCTCAGCGTAACCGGATTATAGCCGGGCTCACTCTCGGAACCGTCGTCGTAGAAGCTGACAGCCGCAGCGGCTCTCTGATCACGGCAGATGCCGCCCTTGAAGCGGGAAGGGATGTATATGCTGTTCCCGGACCGATTACTTCCCCAAAAAGCAGGGGGGCGCTCGAACTGATCAAACAGGGAGCGGCTCTAGTGACGGGTGCAGCCGACATCATAGCGGAATACGTCTCTCTGCTGCCTGAGCCTGCAGATTTTACACCGGATCGGGAGACCGGGAGCGACAGGATTGGGATGGTATGCAGTGAAAAGAATTTGACAAGTGACGAGTCCCGCCTATACCATATACTGCATCAGGGACCATGTTCTCTGGATGAATTGTTGGAAAAAAGCGGTCTGGATTTTGGACATTTGCATTCCGTTCTGTTATCTTTAATCATAAAAAAAGCGGTAACATCCTTACCAGGCGCAGTATATAAGGTTATATAA
- the sucD gene encoding succinate--CoA ligase subunit alpha, translating into MSILVDKNTKVITQGVTGSTGLFHTKGALEYGTKMVGGVTPGKGGTSFDITLNNGKTVSLPIFNTVIEAKKATGATASVIYVPPAYAADSIMEAVDAELDLVICITEGIPVLDMVKVKRYLEGRSTVLIGPNCPGIITPGECKIGIMPGYIHMPGYVGVVSRSGTLTYEAVHQLTTRGIGQSSAVGIGGDPVKGSEFIDILKRFNDDPSTKAVIMIGEIGGTAEEEAAVWIRDHMTKPVVGFIGGKTAPAGKRMGHAGAIISGGKGTASEKIAVLEACGIRVAPTPAEMGSTLVSVLEERGILNACTTH; encoded by the coding sequence ATGAGCATTCTTGTCGATAAAAATACGAAAGTCATCACGCAGGGGGTTACGGGTTCGACGGGCTTGTTCCATACTAAAGGTGCGCTGGAGTACGGGACGAAGATGGTGGGCGGCGTTACGCCGGGTAAAGGAGGCACCTCATTTGACATCACGCTGAATAACGGCAAAACAGTAAGTCTGCCTATCTTCAATACGGTGATCGAGGCCAAGAAGGCGACGGGTGCGACCGCCAGCGTTATTTATGTGCCTCCGGCTTATGCGGCTGATTCGATTATGGAGGCGGTAGATGCCGAACTCGATCTTGTAATCTGTATTACAGAGGGAATTCCGGTGCTTGATATGGTCAAGGTGAAGCGTTACCTCGAGGGCCGCTCCACGGTGCTGATCGGTCCGAACTGTCCGGGTATTATTACGCCTGGGGAATGTAAAATCGGCATTATGCCGGGCTATATCCACATGCCGGGATATGTCGGCGTCGTGTCCCGCAGCGGAACACTGACCTATGAAGCGGTTCATCAGTTAACAACCCGCGGCATCGGCCAGTCGTCAGCGGTAGGCATCGGAGGCGATCCTGTCAAGGGATCGGAATTTATCGATATTCTGAAAAGGTTTAATGATGATCCCAGCACGAAGGCGGTCATTATGATCGGCGAAATTGGAGGGACGGCTGAGGAGGAAGCTGCCGTATGGATTCGTGACCATATGACCAAGCCGGTAGTTGGCTTCATCGGGGGAAAGACAGCCCCTGCAGGCAAGCGGATGGGTCATGCTGGCGCGATTATTTCGGGCGGTAAAGGTACGGCCAGCGAGAAAATCGCGGTTCTTGAAGCGTGCGGTATCAGAGTTGCTCCAACACCCGCTGAAATGGGCTCAACGCTTGTAAGTGTACTGGAAGAAAGAGGAATTCTAAACGCTTGCACGACGCATTAA
- the sucC gene encoding ADP-forming succinate--CoA ligase subunit beta gives MNIHEYQGKEVLKSYGVTVPNGKVAFTVEEAVAAAQELNSPVAVVKAQIHAGGRGKAGGVKVAKNLDEVRSYAGEILGKTLVTHQTGPEGKVVKRLLIEEGCHILKEYYIGLVVDRGTGRIVLMGSEEGGTEIEEVAALRPEKIFKETIDPAVGLQVFQARRLAYNIFIPNDLISQAVKFMQALYSAFVDKDCSIAEINPLVITKDGKVLALDAKLNFDSNALFRHKDIQDLRDMDEEDEKEIEASKYDLSYIALDGNIGCMVNGAGLAMATMDIIKYYGGEPANFLDVGGGATVEKVTEAFKIILSDSKVRGIFINIFGGIMRCDVIASGVVEAARQLGLTKPLVVRLEGTNVELGKQILSGSGLNIVSADSMADGARKIVSLVQ, from the coding sequence ATGAATATCCACGAGTATCAGGGAAAAGAAGTGCTAAAAAGTTACGGCGTCACCGTACCGAATGGGAAAGTGGCTTTTACCGTAGAGGAAGCGGTAGCTGCAGCCCAGGAACTGAACAGTCCCGTCGCCGTTGTGAAAGCGCAGATCCATGCGGGCGGCAGAGGAAAGGCCGGGGGCGTCAAGGTCGCAAAGAATTTGGATGAAGTCCGCTCATATGCCGGAGAAATTCTCGGTAAGACACTGGTTACGCACCAGACAGGTCCCGAAGGCAAAGTAGTAAAACGGCTGCTCATCGAAGAGGGCTGCCATATCCTCAAGGAGTATTATATTGGGCTTGTGGTCGACCGGGGAACGGGGCGTATCGTGCTGATGGGTTCCGAAGAGGGCGGAACAGAAATCGAAGAGGTGGCGGCCCTGCGCCCGGAGAAGATTTTTAAGGAAACCATTGATCCGGCGGTGGGACTGCAGGTGTTTCAGGCACGCAGGTTGGCCTACAATATTTTCATCCCGAATGATCTCATTAGCCAGGCGGTCAAGTTTATGCAAGCGCTCTATTCCGCTTTTGTGGATAAAGACTGCTCGATTGCCGAAATAAATCCGCTGGTCATTACGAAGGACGGCAAGGTTCTGGCGCTTGACGCCAAGCTGAATTTTGACTCGAATGCGCTGTTTCGCCATAAGGATATTCAGGATTTGCGCGACATGGACGAGGAAGACGAGAAGGAAATCGAAGCCTCCAAATACGATCTGAGCTATATTGCGCTGGATGGCAATATCGGCTGTATGGTCAACGGCGCAGGATTGGCGATGGCAACGATGGATATCATCAAATATTACGGAGGCGAACCGGCCAACTTCCTTGATGTGGGCGGCGGCGCAACAGTGGAGAAAGTGACCGAGGCGTTCAAGATTATTTTGTCCGACTCCAAGGTAAGAGGGATTTTCATAAATATATTTGGCGGTATTATGCGCTGTGACGTGATTGCCAGCGGAGTGGTAGAAGCGGCCAGACAGCTGGGGCTAACCAAACCGCTCGTAGTCCGTCTTGAAGGTACCAACGTAGAGCTGGGCAAGCAGATTTTGTCTGGTTCGGGACTGAATATCGTTTCGGCGGATTCCATGGCTGACGGAGCCCGTAAAATTGTCTCACTTGTGCAGTAA
- a CDS encoding MarR family winged helix-turn-helix transcriptional regulator, which translates to MTQKSTIIPELLLDNQLCFTIYACSREITKLYQPFLDELGVTYSQYLVMLVLWEKEQCTVKEIGNALYLDSGTLTPLLKRLQAAGLIIRERSQDDERKVLISPTDEGWALQDQAKDIPGVMAEGMKMSKEEFGDLLLQFRSLLNRVHQANCRN; encoded by the coding sequence ATGACACAAAAATCAACGATTATTCCAGAACTGCTGCTCGATAACCAGCTTTGTTTCACAATCTATGCTTGTTCGCGAGAGATAACGAAGCTGTATCAGCCATTTCTTGATGAGCTCGGCGTTACGTATTCACAATATCTTGTCATGCTTGTTCTGTGGGAGAAAGAGCAATGTACCGTCAAGGAGATTGGCAACGCCTTGTACCTTGATTCCGGGACGCTGACTCCGCTGCTGAAGCGTCTGCAGGCCGCCGGACTAATTATTCGCGAGCGTTCGCAGGACGATGAGCGCAAAGTGCTGATTTCTCCAACGGATGAAGGCTGGGCGCTTCAGGATCAAGCTAAAGATATCCCGGGCGTAATGGCGGAAGGAATGAAGATGTCCAAAGAGGAATTCGGAGATCTCCTTCTGCAGTTCCGCAGTTTATTGAACAGGGTACATCAAGCGAATTGCCGTAATTGA
- a CDS encoding YifB family Mg chelatase-like AAA ATPase, producing the protein MYGKMHSACLYGIEGVMIGVEVDLANGLPQTHIIGLPDSSIREAALRVRSAVRNCGFRYPQQRVTINLAPADLRKEGSAFDLAIAVGILTTSGQLVMPIARKTLIIGELALDGSLRPVTGVLPMIEAARKAGFGAVLLPGGNAAEAALIGGMLVYALDHLRDLRGPEPSLSHNISKPEEQNDTCIASDTAGSADFHAADGLEDEMNSLPFPVTASSRPSPSQPVMALSLEHLRYISPISFPTASEPAEEMQEDYSDVLGQHHVKRALTIAAAGMHNLLLIGPPGTGKTMMIKRLPGILPALTDSEALEVTQIFSAAGKLKDAHRGLIRERAFRSPHHTISGAGLIGGGSVPKPGEVSLAHRGILFLDEMPEFSRSVLEVLRQPLEDHVVTISRARAAFTFPARFMLAASMNPCHCGFLGSGHPQQRCTCSAARIAQYRGRISGPLLDRIDLQVDVPRPREWDVKGSAGLSTAEMRSSVEAAQAIQAERYRRLPISWNSELYGTSLRRYADPGPEGARMLHSLLENLGLSMRSYDRILKLSRTIADLDGADGISSAHIAEALQYRNLDKQPVEEE; encoded by the coding sequence ATGTATGGAAAAATGCACAGTGCGTGCCTGTACGGAATTGAGGGCGTAATGATCGGCGTTGAGGTGGACCTCGCAAACGGCTTGCCGCAGACCCATATTATCGGGCTTCCAGACTCTTCCATACGCGAGGCGGCTCTTCGCGTCCGCTCCGCCGTGAGGAATTGCGGCTTCCGCTATCCGCAGCAGCGGGTTACCATTAATCTGGCCCCGGCCGATCTGCGCAAGGAAGGCTCGGCTTTTGATCTTGCGATCGCTGTCGGCATTCTGACGACAAGCGGTCAGCTTGTGATGCCTATTGCAAGAAAGACGTTAATAATCGGCGAGCTCGCGCTTGACGGCAGCCTCCGCCCGGTAACCGGTGTGCTGCCGATGATCGAAGCCGCCCGAAAGGCCGGTTTCGGAGCCGTGCTGCTGCCGGGCGGCAACGCGGCGGAAGCAGCCCTAATCGGCGGCATGCTGGTCTATGCTCTTGATCATTTGCGGGATCTGCGTGGACCGGAGCCGTCGCTTTCTCACAACATAAGCAAGCCAGAAGAACAGAATGACACCTGTATAGCCTCTGATACGGCAGGTTCAGCCGATTTCCATGCGGCGGATGGGCTGGAAGACGAAATGAACAGCCTGCCATTTCCGGTAACGGCGAGCAGCAGGCCAAGCCCATCTCAGCCCGTGATGGCGCTGTCATTGGAGCATCTTCGTTATATTTCCCCCATCAGCTTCCCAACTGCCTCAGAACCAGCGGAAGAGATGCAGGAGGACTACAGCGATGTGCTGGGCCAGCATCATGTCAAACGGGCGCTGACCATTGCCGCCGCCGGCATGCATAACCTCCTTCTTATTGGCCCGCCAGGCACGGGTAAGACGATGATGATTAAGCGCCTGCCCGGGATTCTGCCTGCCCTGACCGACAGCGAAGCGCTGGAGGTCACCCAAATATTCAGCGCTGCAGGCAAGCTGAAGGACGCTCACCGGGGACTGATTCGGGAAAGGGCCTTCCGCTCGCCCCATCATACCATCTCCGGGGCGGGATTGATCGGCGGCGGCAGCGTTCCAAAGCCGGGGGAGGTCAGTCTGGCGCATCGGGGCATTCTGTTCCTCGACGAGATGCCTGAATTCTCGCGCAGCGTGCTGGAAGTGCTGCGCCAGCCGCTGGAAGACCATGTCGTAACGATCAGCAGGGCAAGGGCCGCTTTTACTTTTCCAGCTAGATTTATGCTCGCTGCTTCTATGAATCCGTGCCACTGCGGTTTCCTCGGAAGCGGGCATCCCCAGCAGCGATGCACATGCAGCGCGGCGCGCATCGCTCAGTACCGCGGGAGGATCTCGGGGCCGCTGCTGGACCGCATCGACCTTCAAGTTGATGTACCAAGGCCCAGAGAATGGGATGTCAAAGGAAGTGCCGGCCTGTCGACGGCGGAAATGCGCTCCAGCGTAGAAGCGGCTCAAGCCATTCAGGCTGAGCGCTACCGGCGCCTGCCCATCTCCTGGAACAGCGAGCTATACGGCACATCCCTGCGCCGCTACGCCGATCCCGGTCCAGAGGGCGCCCGCATGCTGCACTCGCTGCTGGAGAACCTGGGACTGAGTATGCGGTCTTATGACCGCATACTGAAGCTGTCCCGCACCATCGCCGACCTGGACGGGGCGGACGGGATTTCATCCGCTCACATCGCGGAAGCGCTGCAGTACCGCAACCTGGACAAGCAGCCCGTTGAAGAGGAGTAG
- a CDS encoding metallophosphoesterase, translated as MTKVYFTSDHHFGHKAIIDYESRPFETVEQMNESMIASWNQTVGQTDQVFHLGDFSSLGKEETSQILSRLNGYKTLILGNHDRDRSRSWWLDAGFQEVSGNGIIYKDFFLLTHEPMYMNRHMPYVNIHGHIHGQKYEGINHFNVCVEHWNYKPVSFEAIMEALTSQQEASGNPPAES; from the coding sequence ATGACAAAAGTCTATTTCACATCGGATCATCATTTTGGGCATAAAGCCATTATTGATTATGAATCCCGGCCATTCGAGACTGTGGAGCAGATGAATGAATCGATGATTGCAAGCTGGAACCAAACGGTTGGGCAAACGGACCAGGTATTTCATCTGGGCGATTTTTCTTCTTTGGGGAAAGAGGAGACAAGCCAAATATTATCCAGGCTGAACGGCTATAAGACGCTGATTCTGGGCAATCATGACCGCGACCGTTCCCGCAGTTGGTGGCTGGATGCCGGATTTCAGGAAGTGAGCGGGAACGGCATTATTTATAAAGATTTTTTTCTGCTTACCCATGAGCCTATGTACATGAATCGGCACATGCCTTACGTAAATATACACGGTCATATCCATGGGCAAAAGTACGAAGGGATTAATCATTTCAATGTTTGCGTAGAGCACTGGAACTATAAGCCGGTGTCATTTGAAGCCATTATGGAAGCCTTAACCTCGCAGCAGGAAGCAAGCGGGAACCCTCCGGCCGAAAGCTGA
- a CDS encoding YraN family protein, which produces MNELNELSGKAGNYAKSEEACYNRKQKGRAAEEAAVLYLSAKGYAIVERNWRCRTGEIDIIAEQGGRLVFVEVRSRSGSLAQGTPEESVDARKIDQVRRTAGVYMHANRQGERLVSFDVITVMLNRDLSVSSLNHICEAF; this is translated from the coding sequence ATGAACGAATTGAATGAGCTGAGCGGGAAGGCTGGAAATTACGCCAAGAGTGAGGAAGCTTGTTATAACCGTAAGCAAAAAGGCAGAGCGGCCGAAGAAGCAGCCGTGCTTTACCTCTCAGCCAAAGGCTATGCCATTGTGGAGCGCAACTGGCGCTGCCGGACGGGTGAGATCGACATTATCGCCGAGCAGGGCGGCCGCCTCGTTTTTGTCGAAGTGCGCAGCCGAAGCGGCAGCTTGGCGCAGGGAACGCCGGAGGAATCGGTAGATGCCCGCAAAATAGACCAAGTGCGGCGGACTGCGGGAGTTTACATGCATGCCAATCGTCAAGGCGAACGTCTCGTGTCTTTTGATGTCATTACGGTAATGTTAAACCGGGATTTAAGTGTCTCTTCGCTCAATCATATTTGCGAGGCATTCTAA
- a CDS encoding EscU/YscU/HrcU family type III secretion system export apparatus switch protein, protein MKDSSDELLYSMKKAVALKYVPGKTEAPVVVAKGQGNIAEAILQKAKENGVAIQEDAALVEVLSKLDLDQQIPPGLYHLVAEILSYVYRSDAAAGTGEWDERIE, encoded by the coding sequence ATGAAAGATTCTTCCGACGAACTCTTATACAGCATGAAAAAAGCGGTGGCGCTCAAATATGTGCCGGGGAAGACCGAAGCTCCGGTCGTTGTCGCCAAGGGGCAGGGAAACATTGCCGAAGCGATCTTGCAGAAGGCAAAAGAAAACGGCGTTGCCATTCAGGAGGATGCCGCATTAGTCGAAGTGCTTTCCAAGCTTGATCTCGACCAGCAAATACCGCCCGGATTATATCATCTGGTAGCTGAAATATTAAGCTACGTATACCGAAGTGATGCCGCCGCCGGAACCGGGGAATGGGATGAACGAATTGAATGA